ATAATTGCAACTATCACGTACGTCACTTTGGGGTCGTTTTACTGTACGTATACACGCGTGCTTGCACTAGATTTATCGACGTTGTGCTCGAACAGGGACTTTGAACTATATCATTCTCTCCGTGACACGATAGCTTACGGGACTTGGTATTTGTTTCGATTATACCGTCAATTTTGACACGTTGTATCGTACTAAACATTAATTTCCgttcttttaattctatttaataattttcagatgAATTTGTTGATCGTCTTCGCGTTGATAACCGTGGCTTCAGGAAATCCAGGACTTCTTCGGGTTCCTAAAGTGTATAACGCCGTGATTACAAGTAATCAAAACTTGTCGCCGTCCAGAGCATATCCAGTGATTCAACCGATAATCCATCGAACAGCGGTTGGATACGTGCCACCGGTTTATTACACGCAAATAGCGCCTCATCTTGCCGGACCAGAAGTCGTTCATCTTCCTCAAAATCCTTTAAAATCATACAATCAGCCTGACGTACACGCCGAACCCACCGCTACTATCGAACAGTCGAAACCAACCGATGCGAAGGATAAAATAGAAGCAACGAATCCAAGTGCAGAAGAGAATAAAGGTTTAAAGTCAGAACCTAAGAGCAAGAATGGGGAACAAGAACCTCTAAGCTTCTATCCCAATTATCAATCGTTATACTACGATCCCTATTTTTATACGTACAGTGGATTCAACCCTCACCTGGTCCCAGGGACCTACTACGTCGACTATCAACCCTATGGCACTTTAGAACCTATTCCAGCAACCACACCGAAGAACGGGTTCTCTGAACATCTGCTTCCAGCTTACCACGAGGAGAAGAAGCTCGCTGCAAAGgaacagaaagagaaaataccAGATGTACCACCGCCACCCCTTCCGACAGCTGTGCCCAAAAGTTCCTGAAGTGGAACCCGTCCGACAAGATTCTTCGAGTTACGTTTATTCGCCGTCATGGTCAGACTGATTATTTCATAGTGTTTGGAGGAAACGATGTATTTT
Above is a genomic segment from Bombus pascuorum chromosome 9, iyBomPasc1.1, whole genome shotgun sequence containing:
- the LOC132910351 gene encoding uncharacterized protein LOC132910351 — encoded protein: MNLLIVFALITVASGNPGLLRVPKVYNAVITSNQNLSPSRAYPVIQPIIHRTAVGYVPPVYYTQIAPHLAGPEVVHLPQNPLKSYNQPDVHAEPTATIEQSKPTDAKDKIEATNPSAEENKGLKSEPKSKNGEQEPLSFYPNYQSLYYDPYFYTYSGFNPHLVPGTYYVDYQPYGTLEPIPATTPKNGFSEHLLPAYHEEKKLAAKEQKEKIPDVPPPPLPTAVPKSS